The following coding sequences are from one Mycolicibacterium aichiense window:
- a CDS encoding Zn-dependent hydrolase, which translates to MTSSASDLAVDGGVLLDRLRQLSAIGADPCGGVTRLAYAPEDVDARDTVADWMAAAGLQVWVDEATNLFGRLPGRDPQAGAVLTGSHLDSVTRAGPLDGPAGVIAGLATAQALRDAGAALRHDLVVVAFGNEEGTRGTPGMVGSKAIAGLLTPEDLARPGDGGVTLADRLRSAGGDPERISRAAWSPDRVAAFVEMHIEQGPVLEAEDARIGVVSSITGQVGVTATITGAANHAGTTPMTRRRDAAVAAAHLVLTVESLATGGHVRVATTGILALAPGARNVIPGEAVLGIDIRDDDVGRMAAALELLGRQASEVAARTGTTIRLTAGPVQSPVATDRRLAGHIVDAAEGLSARWCELTSGAGHDAQVMAALAPVAMVFVPSVNGVSHSPHEDTDPDDLVLGANVLLRALVAADVELP; encoded by the coding sequence ATGACGTCCTCGGCTTCTGATCTCGCGGTCGACGGCGGCGTGCTCCTCGATCGGTTGCGGCAGTTGTCCGCAATCGGCGCCGATCCCTGCGGCGGCGTCACCCGGTTGGCCTACGCGCCGGAGGATGTCGACGCGCGCGACACCGTGGCGGACTGGATGGCTGCGGCGGGTCTTCAGGTCTGGGTCGACGAGGCCACCAACTTGTTCGGCCGGTTGCCCGGCCGCGATCCGCAGGCGGGTGCTGTGTTGACCGGAAGCCACCTCGACAGCGTGACGAGGGCCGGGCCGCTGGACGGTCCGGCCGGCGTGATAGCCGGGCTCGCGACCGCGCAGGCGCTCAGAGACGCGGGCGCGGCGCTTCGCCACGACCTCGTCGTGGTGGCGTTCGGCAACGAGGAAGGCACCCGCGGAACCCCTGGCATGGTCGGCTCCAAGGCGATCGCCGGACTGCTCACACCGGAGGATCTGGCGCGGCCCGGTGACGGCGGCGTCACCCTGGCCGACCGTCTGCGCTCGGCGGGCGGTGATCCGGAACGCATCAGCCGGGCGGCGTGGTCGCCGGACCGGGTCGCGGCGTTCGTCGAGATGCACATCGAACAGGGACCCGTGCTGGAAGCCGAAGATGCTCGCATCGGAGTGGTCAGCTCGATCACCGGCCAGGTCGGGGTCACCGCGACGATCACCGGAGCAGCCAATCACGCCGGTACCACCCCGATGACGCGAAGGCGCGACGCGGCGGTGGCCGCCGCGCATTTGGTGCTCACAGTCGAGTCCTTGGCCACGGGCGGTCATGTGCGGGTCGCGACGACCGGCATCCTCGCGCTGGCGCCGGGCGCCCGCAACGTGATCCCCGGCGAGGCGGTGCTCGGCATCGACATCCGTGATGATGACGTCGGGCGGATGGCCGCCGCGCTCGAGCTACTGGGCCGGCAGGCCAGCGAGGTGGCTGCGCGAACCGGCACCACGATCCGTTTGACTGCTGGGCCGGTCCAGAGCCCCGTGGCCACCGATCGGCGGCTGGCCGGGCACATCGTCGACGCCGCCGAAGGGCTGAGCGCCCGCTGGTGCGAGCTGACGAGCGGAGCAGGTCACGACGCGCAGGTCATGGCGGCGCTGGCGCCGGTGGCCATGGTGTTCGTGCCCAGCGTCAACGGGGTCAGCCATTCCCCGCATGAGGATACGGATCCCGATGATCTGGTGCTCGGCGCGAATGTGCTACTGCGCGCACTCGTCGCCGCTGACGTGGAGCTGCCCTGA
- a CDS encoding GntR family transcriptional regulator: MSGSERLGAVPSLSAQIRRKTYEHVYRALRHALITGQIPHGTHLVETELAAQLGVSRTPVRDALRRLESDGFAERGSGGGLWSRGIVAEEIEDLFLVRAELEKLAARLACERAKPEQWAEPRALLATMATVIDTHGVGSEEFAEVHLAFHSSIYRIAFGDRFAGLLDGYLLQCLDVAAELSYRDPGRTLPAVEQHEHLLNEVCSGHVDRAVAAAEAHVRRGADDAQRAHTDTALS; the protein is encoded by the coding sequence GTGAGCGGGTCGGAGCGGCTCGGAGCCGTCCCGTCGCTGTCGGCGCAGATCCGGCGCAAGACCTACGAGCACGTGTATCGGGCGCTACGGCATGCGCTGATCACCGGACAGATCCCGCACGGCACCCACCTGGTGGAGACCGAACTCGCCGCCCAGCTCGGAGTTAGCCGGACACCGGTGCGCGATGCGCTGCGCAGGCTGGAGAGCGACGGGTTCGCCGAGCGTGGCAGCGGCGGCGGCCTGTGGTCGCGCGGGATTGTCGCCGAGGAGATCGAGGACCTGTTCTTGGTCCGCGCCGAACTGGAGAAGTTGGCGGCCCGGCTGGCTTGCGAGCGTGCCAAACCCGAGCAGTGGGCCGAACCCCGCGCACTGCTGGCGACGATGGCCACGGTGATCGACACCCACGGAGTGGGTTCTGAGGAGTTCGCCGAGGTCCATCTGGCGTTCCACAGCTCGATCTATCGAATCGCATTCGGCGACAGGTTCGCCGGCCTTCTCGATGGCTATCTGCTGCAGTGCCTCGACGTCGCTGCGGAGTTGAGTTATCGCGACCCCGGACGCACGCTGCCGGCAGTCGAGCAGCATGAGCACCTGCTCAACGAGGTGTGCAGCGGACATGTCGACCGCGCCGTGGCCGCCGCCGAGGCGCACGTGCGCCGCGGGGCCGACGACGCACAACGCGCCCATACCGACACCGCTCTGTCCTGA
- a CDS encoding gamma-glutamylcyclotransferase: MFLNGTAMSGQKDHGCIAGLATLVGPASTAPDFRFFAVRDEFPGLFPVERSGLAITGELYEMSDELLFDILLPQEPKELELGSIQLADGTTVRAMILQPDRIATGDKVVDIADFGGWRSYQAHLAANARVDDVLGF, translated from the coding sequence ATGTTCCTCAATGGCACCGCCATGTCCGGACAGAAGGACCACGGCTGCATCGCCGGTCTGGCGACGCTTGTCGGCCCGGCCAGCACCGCACCGGACTTCCGGTTCTTCGCCGTGCGCGACGAGTTCCCCGGTCTGTTTCCGGTGGAGCGCAGTGGGCTGGCAATCACCGGGGAGCTCTACGAGATGTCCGACGAGTTGCTGTTCGACATCCTGCTGCCGCAGGAGCCGAAGGAGCTCGAACTGGGTTCGATCCAGCTCGCCGACGGGACCACGGTGCGGGCCATGATCCTGCAACCGGACCGGATTGCCACCGGAGACAAGGTCGTCGACATTGCCGACTTCGGCGGCTGGCGGTCCTATCAGGCACATTTGGCGGCAAATGCCAGGGTTGATGACGTCCTCGGCTTCTGA